The Erythrobacter sp. HL-111 DNA segment AGGCGATCGCGCTGTCCTTCGTCGCGCCACTGCTCGCGCTCTATCTCGCGAGCATCCTGCTCGGCGAGACGGTCCGGCGCGAGGCGATCGCGGCGAGCCTGCTGGGCCTTGCGGGAACGCTGGTGATCGTCGGCGGCCGCATCGGCGAGGGCGAGATGGGGCGCGAGGCTGCCGAGGGGCTTGCCGCGCTCGCCTTTTCCGCGGTGCTCTACGCATATACCTTCGTCGTCATCCGCCGCCAGAGCCAGCTCGCCGGCCCGGTCGAGATCGCGACCTTCCATTCGGGCATCGGCGGGCTCTTCCTCCTCGCCTTCGCGCCGTTCGCCTGGGAAATGCCGCGGATTGAGGTGATGGGCGGGCTCGCGGCCGCCGGGGCGCTCACCGTCGCGGCATCGCTCGCCATCGCCTGGGCCTATGCCCGTGAGGAGGCGCAGGCGCTGGTCCCGATCGAATATTCGGGCTTCCTCTGGGCGAGCCTGTTCGGCTGGCTGTTCTTCCGCGAGGAACTGGCCCTGCCCACGCTCGCCGGGGCGGCGCTGATCGTCGCGGGGTGCTGGCTGGTCACCCGGCGCGCCCCGGAAACGCCCGGGGCCGGGGCCGCGGGCGATCCGACCGGGATTTGACCACGGAGGGTCCGATTCCGCCCGCCCGGACCTTCGCGCGCCCTTGACCTTGGCCCCGCACTCCAGCAATTGCGCGCGCAAGGATTTCAGTCGGACGCGCAAGGCGCCCGGACCCCTCTGCCCGCGCGCGGGCAAGGGCACAGCCAAAAGGATGGGATACGACATGACCGATACCGGCAAGGACACGCTGGGCACCCGCTCGACCCTGAACGTGGGCGGCAAGGAATACGCCTATTACTCGCTCGCCAAGGCGGCGGAGGCGCTGGGCGACGTGTCGAAGCTCCCCATCTCGATGAAGGTGCTGCTGGAAAACCTGCTGCGCTTCGAGGACGAGGGCTTCACCGTCGGGCGCGAGCATATCCAGGCGATCGTCGACTGGCAGAAGGATCCGAAGACCGGGAGCGAGATCCAGTACCGCCCCGCGCGCGTGCTGCTGCAGGATTTCACCGGCGTGCCCTGCGTGGTCGACCTTGCCGCGATGCGCGATGCGATCAAGCAGCTGGGCGGCGATACCCAGAAGATCAACCCGCTGGTCCCGGTCAACCTCGTCATCGACCATTCGGTCATGGTCGACGAATTCGGCCATCCCAAGGCGATGGAAGCCAACATGGCGCTCGAATACGAGCGCAATGCCGAGCGTTACGACTTCCTCAAGTGGGGTTCCAAGAGCTTCGAGAACTTCTCCGCCGTACCGCCGGGCACGGGGATCTGCCATCAGGTCAACCTGGAGCACATCGCGCGCGGCGTGTGGTCGTCCGAAGGGCCGGACGGCGTGATGGTCGCCTATCCCGACACCTGCGTCGGCACCGACAGCCATACGACGATGATCAACGGCCTCGGCGTGCTGGGCTGGGGCGTCGGCGGGATCGAGGCCGAGGCCGCGATGCTGGGCCAGCCGATCTCGATGCTGATCCCCGAAGTCGTCGGCTTCCGCCTCGATGGCCGCATGGCCGAAGGCGTGACCGCGACCGATCTCGTGCTGACCTGCGTGCAGATGCTGCGCGAGGTGGGCGTGGTGGGCCGTTTCGTCGAATTCTACGGTCCGGGTGTCGCCAACCTCACCCTCGCCGACCGCGCGACCATCGCCAACATGGCCCCCGAATACGGCGCGACCTGCGGCTTCTTCGGCATCGACGACAAGACCATCGAATACCTGCGCCTCACCGGCCGGTCGGAAGAGACCATCGCGCTCGTCGAAGCCTATTCGAAGGAACAGGGCATGTGGTTCGATCCCCATGCCGAGCCGGTCTTCACCAGCACGCTCGAACTCGACATGGCGAGCGTGGTGCCCAGTCTCGCCGGGCCGAAGCGCCCGCAGGACAAGGTCATCCTCCCCGAGGTGGGCGAGCTGTTCAACCGCGACCTCAAGGAAGTCTACAAGAAGGACAAGCCGCTGCGCGTCGGCGTCGAGGGCGCGAACCACGATATCGGCGACGGCGACGTGGTGATCGCCGCGATCACGAGCTGCACCAACACCTCGAACCCCGATGTCCTGATCGCCGCCGGCCTCGTCGCGCGCAAGGCGAACGAGCGCGGACTGAAGCCCAAGCCGTGGGTCAAGACCAGCCTCGCGCCCGGATCGCAGGTGGTCACCGACTACCTCGTGAAGTCCGGCCTGCAGGCCGATCTCGACGCGATCGGCTTCGATCTCGTCGGCTACGGCTGCACCACCTGCATCGGCAATTCCGGCCCGCTCGCCCCGCCGATCTCGGCCGCGATCAACGAGAACGACATCGTCGCGGCCTCGGTCCTGTCGGGCAACCGCAATTTCGAGGGCCGCGTCTCGCCCGACGTGCGCGCCAACTTCCTCGCCTCGCCGCCGCTGGTCGTCGCCTATGCGCTCAAGGGCACGGTGACCGAGGACATCACCACCACCCCGCTCGGCCAGGACAATGATGGCAACGACGTGATGCTCGCCGACCTGTGGCCGACCAATGCCGAGATCGCCGAGCACCGTGCGGCCAACATCGATCGCTCGATGTTCGAATCGCGCTACGCCAACGTCTATGACGGCGACGAGCACTGGCAGGCGATCACGGTCGAACCGTCGGACACCTATCAATGGCGCGCCGGGTCCACCTATGTCGCCAATCCGCCCTATTTCGAAGGGATGGAGATGACCCCCGCCCCCGTCACCGACATCGTCGATGCGAAACCGCTCGCGATCCTCGGCGACAGCGTCACCACCGACCACATCTCGCCCGCCGGTTCGATCAAGGAGGATTCGCCCGCGGGTGCCTACCTGGTTTCGAACCAGGTGCAGAAGAAGGACTTCAACTCCTACGGCTCGCGTCGCGGCAACCACGAAGTGATGATGCGCGGCACCTTCGCCAACATCCGCATCAAGAACGAAATGGTGCCGGGGGTCGAGGGCGGCTACACCACCTATAATGGCGAGCAGATGCCGATCTACGACGCCGCGATGAAGCACAAGGCGGACGGCACGCCGCTCGTCGTCGTCGCGGGCAAGGAATACGGCACCGGCTCCAGCCGCGACTGGGCGGCGAAGGGCACGATCCTCCTGGGCGTGCGCGCGGTCATCGTCGAAAGCTTCGAGCGCATCCACCGCTCGAACCTCGTCGGGATGGGCGTGCTGCCGCTGCAGTTCAAGGACGGCGACACGCGCAAGACGCTCGGCCTCACCGCCGACGACACCTTCAGCATCAAGGGGCTGGCCGATCTTGCCCCGGCGCAGGACGTCGAGATCGAGGTCACGCGCAAGGACGGGACGAAATTCACCTTCACCGCGCTCTGCCGTATCGATACGGCGAACGAAATGGAGTATTACCGCCACGGCGGCATCCTCCATTACGTGCTGCGCAAACTCGCCGCCTGAGGGAGCTGCGACTGGAACGGAGAAAACCGATGCGGAGCGTGCTTTTCCTGAGCCTTGCCGGCCTTGCGACCCTGGCGGCCTGCGCGCCGTCGGCCGAAAGGGGCGATGGAAAGCGCGGCTCCGGCCCGCCGCTGGGTTTCGAACTCGCCTCCGCGCAGGCCGGGTTCGCGGCGCCCGCCGGTCCGGTGATCGATGTCTCCCCCGCCGAACTCATTGCGCGACTGGGGGCGGGAAACGTGCGGCTGATCGACGTCCGCACCGATGAAGAGGTCGCCGCCGGCATGATCCCCGGGGCGCACCACATCGCGCTCGACGAATTCGACCCCGCCGCGCTCAACGTGGCGGAGGACGAAACGGTGGTGTTCTATTGCCGCTCGGGCAGCCGCTCGACCAAGGCCGCCGAAAGGCTCGCCGCGCAGGCAGGCGAACCGGAGCGGCATCTTGCGGGCGGAATTCTCGCCTGGCAGGAAGCGGGCGGCGCGATCGTCCAGCCCGAATAAGCGCGCGCCGCTCCAGGTCGATCCGCGGGGTCGATCCGGTCGCGGCTCCGCGCGCCTTGCATGATCCGGCCAGTTCCCGCACTGCCGACGCGGGGACGCTGTTCGTGGCGAGCAACAGGGCCCCGGAAAGCCGCTCCGGCCGCATCATCGGGAACGGGTGCCGCCTGCACCCATGGCGTGGGCTTGTTGGCCGCTGACGGGCGGTCCTGCGGGTCGGCGTCAGGCCGTGGTCCTTGCCCGCCTGTCCCCCTTGCCCTTCCTCCGCCGCAGGATCGCGGCCGCGGCGAGGCCGAACAGGCCGACCATCGGCGGTGCGGGAACTTCGATCCCGCTGCTGGTCCCGCCCGAGGAGGAGCTCGAGGAACTCGACGAAGAGGACGACGACGACGAACCCGAGCTGGAACCGCTGCTCGTCGAACCGCCGGTGCTCGAGCCGCCGGAGCTCGAACCCGAACTCGACGAGGAGCTGGAGGAGGACGAGCCTGAGGAGGAGGAACTGGTGCTGCTAGTCAGGTCGCCCGAGGTGCCGCCGCTGCTGGTCGCCCCGCCCGAAGACGAGGACGAGGACGAGCCGGAACTGGAGCCCGACGAAGAGGACGTGGAACCGGGGTGGCCACTCGTGGTCCCGCCCGAGGAGCTGGAGGATGACGAGCTGGAGCTTGAGGAGGAGGACGAAGAAGAGGACGAAGAGGACGAACTCGACACGTTGCCCGAAGAACTCGAGACGCTGCCCGTGCTCGAGGAGACCGCGCCGGTCGAGGTGCTGGTCGAAACCTGGCCGGTCGACGACGAGATCGAGCCGGTCGAGGAGGTCGAGCTGACCGTGCCCGATGACGAGGTGGTCGAGCTCGAATTGTCGATGTCGATGTCGATGACGACCCCGCTCGTCCCGCCGTTGGAGCCCCCGGTCGAGGTCGTGCCGCCCGAGGTCGAGCTGACATCGCCCGACGAGCTCACGTCGCCCGAGCTCGAACCGCCCGAGGTGGAAGTCGTCGTCGAGACCGATACGTCGCCCGAGGACGAACCGCCCCCGCCGCCGCCGAAGAAGCCTCCGAAGAAGCCCCCGCCGAACCCGCCGCCGAACCCGCCGAGCCCGCCGCCGACGACGAGCGGCGCCGCACCGCCGCCGCCCTGGACCGGCGGAAGCGGCGGAAGCGGCGCGGGCGCATAGGCGACCTGCTGGATCGGGGGACATTCGGCCGGGTCGAAATAGGCCTGCACCGCACCGGCCGGCACGCTCGTCGCCATGTCAGGCGCGCCCGCATAGGGCTGGCATTCGATCGTCCGTTCGACGATGCGCCGGCGGCGCGGTTCGGCGTCGGGCACGATCCGCTCGCGCGTCTTGATGTATGTCGGCTCGGCCAGCTGCGGCGCGGTCTTGATGTACTTGCCCTGCCGCTCGACCTCGACCAGGCGGCCGTCGAGATCGGTCGTGTAATCGGGATCCTCGGTCGTCATCGGTTCGGCCGTGCGGACCGCGCCGCCCTGCTGGGCGACCTGCAGCGCACCGCCCGTCATCATGGCGACGCCCGCGGCGGTGGCGGAAAGCTTTGCGGCAGCCAATTTGAGCGACATGGACTCACCTCGAAGAAACAAGCATCTTGGACAAGACCCCCGGACAGCGAGCCTGCCTCGGCGAGAATTGCACAGTCCTTGTGATGGCGATCGCCCCGCGAGGGCAACGGCGTTAACCACCAAGGCAAGCGCACCATGGCCGGAAACGGGGCGAAATCACGGCTTTTGAGCCGGCCTGTCCCATTCCGGCACCAAAGCCGCCGCAAGTTTTAGCCGACGCGCGCCCGCATGGTTAACGAAGCCGTCCGCCTATGCCTCGCCCGGATCGCGGTCTCCGAACATCCCGAGCTGGCCGTCGGTAGGCCCCCGGGGCGGGACAAGGCCAAGATGCTGCCAGCCCGCATCGTTGAGCACTCGCCCGCGCGCGGTCCGCGCCAGCAGGCCCAGCTGGATGAGGTACGGCTCGACCACCTCCTCGAC contains these protein-coding regions:
- a CDS encoding DMT family transporter, whose amino-acid sequence is MPDAIPPPRRLAPYAAAFAGVGFLALMDAFMKGAALATGAYTATVLRSLIGAALIAPFWLARGPAWPRGALLRLHLERGIVSAVMALSFFFALTRLPLAEAIALSFVAPLLALYLASILLGETVRREAIAASLLGLAGTLVIVGGRIGEGEMGREAAEGLAALAFSAVLYAYTFVVIRRQSQLAGPVEIATFHSGIGGLFLLAFAPFAWEMPRIEVMGGLAAAGALTVAASLAIAWAYAREEAQALVPIEYSGFLWASLFGWLFFREELALPTLAGAALIVAGCWLVTRRAPETPGAGAAGDPTGI
- the acnA gene encoding aconitate hydratase AcnA, with product MTDTGKDTLGTRSTLNVGGKEYAYYSLAKAAEALGDVSKLPISMKVLLENLLRFEDEGFTVGREHIQAIVDWQKDPKTGSEIQYRPARVLLQDFTGVPCVVDLAAMRDAIKQLGGDTQKINPLVPVNLVIDHSVMVDEFGHPKAMEANMALEYERNAERYDFLKWGSKSFENFSAVPPGTGICHQVNLEHIARGVWSSEGPDGVMVAYPDTCVGTDSHTTMINGLGVLGWGVGGIEAEAAMLGQPISMLIPEVVGFRLDGRMAEGVTATDLVLTCVQMLREVGVVGRFVEFYGPGVANLTLADRATIANMAPEYGATCGFFGIDDKTIEYLRLTGRSEETIALVEAYSKEQGMWFDPHAEPVFTSTLELDMASVVPSLAGPKRPQDKVILPEVGELFNRDLKEVYKKDKPLRVGVEGANHDIGDGDVVIAAITSCTNTSNPDVLIAAGLVARKANERGLKPKPWVKTSLAPGSQVVTDYLVKSGLQADLDAIGFDLVGYGCTTCIGNSGPLAPPISAAINENDIVAASVLSGNRNFEGRVSPDVRANFLASPPLVVAYALKGTVTEDITTTPLGQDNDGNDVMLADLWPTNAEIAEHRAANIDRSMFESRYANVYDGDEHWQAITVEPSDTYQWRAGSTYVANPPYFEGMEMTPAPVTDIVDAKPLAILGDSVTTDHISPAGSIKEDSPAGAYLVSNQVQKKDFNSYGSRRGNHEVMMRGTFANIRIKNEMVPGVEGGYTTYNGEQMPIYDAAMKHKADGTPLVVVAGKEYGTGSSRDWAAKGTILLGVRAVIVESFERIHRSNLVGMGVLPLQFKDGDTRKTLGLTADDTFSIKGLADLAPAQDVEIEVTRKDGTKFTFTALCRIDTANEMEYYRHGGILHYVLRKLAA
- a CDS encoding rhodanese-like domain-containing protein; this translates as MRSVLFLSLAGLATLAACAPSAERGDGKRGSGPPLGFELASAQAGFAAPAGPVIDVSPAELIARLGAGNVRLIDVRTDEEVAAGMIPGAHHIALDEFDPAALNVAEDETVVFYCRSGSRSTKAAERLAAQAGEPERHLAGGILAWQEAGGAIVQPE